One window of Akkermansia biwaensis genomic DNA carries:
- a CDS encoding AAA family ATPase, with amino-acid sequence MNTHFSLSPEELRTAVQKLDALASAMNQVLFGKEDLIELILTGVLARGHILLEGLPGLGKTELVKGLSKALDITARRVQFTPDLLPGDITGTPVLQETDGRKSFVFQEGPVFANIMLADEINRASPKTQSALLEAMQERKVTVMGQSHSLPEPFFVLATQNPIELEGTYPLPEAQLDRFLFKINVGRNPAEVLTRIVLNREMGVEPAVPRVLDAEELLRLMGLARRIAIPDAVAGYIGRLVNATHPGESEAARGVKYGASPRAALGLAAAAKARALRQGRPFCSFEDVQAVIRPVLEHRILLDHMAKLEGATPGDVVERLLTEIPAQDKPLPHSLAAAKIH; translated from the coding sequence ATGAATACCCACTTCTCTCTCTCCCCGGAAGAGCTCCGCACTGCCGTGCAGAAGCTTGACGCCCTGGCCTCCGCCATGAACCAGGTTCTGTTCGGCAAGGAAGATCTCATTGAACTTATCCTCACCGGCGTGCTGGCCCGCGGCCATATCCTGCTGGAGGGCCTGCCCGGACTGGGCAAAACGGAACTGGTCAAGGGGCTTTCCAAGGCGCTGGACATTACGGCAAGGCGTGTGCAGTTCACTCCGGACCTGCTGCCCGGAGACATCACGGGCACCCCCGTCCTGCAGGAGACGGACGGGAGAAAATCCTTCGTCTTCCAGGAAGGCCCCGTATTCGCCAACATCATGCTGGCGGACGAAATCAACCGGGCCTCCCCCAAAACCCAGTCCGCCCTGCTGGAAGCCATGCAGGAAAGGAAGGTCACCGTCATGGGCCAGTCCCATTCTCTTCCGGAGCCCTTCTTCGTGCTGGCTACCCAGAACCCCATTGAACTGGAAGGCACCTACCCCCTGCCGGAAGCCCAGCTTGACCGCTTCCTGTTCAAGATCAACGTAGGCAGAAATCCCGCGGAGGTGCTGACCCGCATCGTCCTCAACCGTGAAATGGGCGTGGAACCCGCCGTTCCCCGCGTGCTGGACGCGGAGGAGCTTCTCCGCCTGATGGGACTTGCCCGGCGGATCGCCATCCCGGATGCCGTGGCCGGATACATCGGGAGGCTCGTCAACGCCACCCATCCCGGCGAATCGGAAGCGGCCCGCGGTGTCAAATACGGGGCCAGCCCCCGCGCCGCCCTGGGACTGGCCGCCGCCGCCAAGGCGCGCGCCCTGCGCCAGGGACGCCCCTTCTGCTCCTTTGAAGACGTGCAGGCCGTCATCCGTCCCGTGCTGGAACACCGCATCCTGCTGGACCACATGGCGAAGCTGGAAGGAGCGACTCCCGGAGACGTCGTGGAACGGCTCCTGACAGAAATTCCAGCCCAGGACAAGCCCCTGCCACACTCCCTTGCCGCAGCTAAAATCCATTAA
- a CDS encoding ABC transporter ATP-binding protein yields the protein MTEPILLEVSGLSKSFDQVKAVSGVSFQIGKGQVVGLIGANGAGKTTTMRMLATLELADSGSILINGINTVDHPHEVRPLIGWMPDYFHPYKNTSVREYLDFFARAYDIPGSRLLSAVNEVLDFTELGELQTRLINKLSKGQTQRLCLARALISDPELLILDEPAAGLDPKARMEFKNLVHLLKARGKTLLISSHILSELGEMCDSLIFMDGGSIVHDGDKSSLLHRQEETGWPFEVKIAGENTDLLEEWMAIHPGWKVRSVQENGVTATFSSCEPELVARELRQLSADLPVIEFHRSERRLEEAFVDILLHKDKKPASASGQTVSPSSSAS from the coding sequence ATGACAGAGCCCATTTTGCTTGAAGTTTCCGGACTGTCCAAATCCTTTGACCAGGTTAAAGCCGTCAGCGGCGTCTCCTTCCAAATCGGGAAAGGACAGGTGGTCGGCCTGATCGGCGCCAACGGAGCCGGAAAGACGACCACCATGCGCATGCTCGCCACGCTGGAACTCGCCGACTCCGGAAGCATCCTGATCAACGGCATCAACACCGTGGACCATCCCCATGAGGTGCGCCCCCTGATCGGCTGGATGCCGGACTACTTCCACCCCTACAAAAACACCAGCGTCCGGGAATATCTGGATTTCTTCGCCAGGGCATACGATATTCCGGGCAGCCGCCTGCTCTCCGCCGTGAACGAAGTGCTGGACTTCACGGAGCTGGGAGAGCTGCAAACGCGGCTCATCAACAAGCTTTCCAAGGGGCAGACCCAGCGCCTGTGCCTGGCGCGCGCCCTGATCAGCGATCCCGAGCTCCTCATTCTGGACGAACCCGCCGCCGGTCTGGACCCCAAGGCGCGCATGGAATTCAAGAACCTGGTGCATCTGCTCAAGGCCAGGGGGAAAACCCTGCTCATCAGCTCCCACATTCTCTCCGAACTGGGGGAAATGTGCGATTCCCTGATTTTCATGGATGGAGGTTCCATCGTCCATGACGGCGACAAAAGCTCCCTGCTGCACCGCCAGGAGGAAACCGGCTGGCCCTTTGAAGTGAAAATCGCCGGAGAAAACACCGATCTTCTGGAAGAATGGATGGCCATTCATCCCGGCTGGAAAGTGCGTTCCGTGCAGGAAAACGGCGTTACGGCCACCTTCTCTTCCTGTGAACCGGAGCTGGTCGCCAGGGAACTCAGGCAGCTCTCCGCAGACCTGCCCGTCATCGAGTTCCACCGCAGCGAACGCCGGCTGGAAGAAGCCTTCGTCGATATCCTGCTTCACAAAGATAAAAAGCCGGCCTCCGCGTCCGGACAAACCGTCTCCCCCTCCTCATCCGCCTCATGA
- a CDS encoding YbhB/YbcL family Raf kinase inhibitor-like protein, with translation MPSTFTLHSNDLGGVVRQPQRHFSVGGGNRSPQLSWTNPPEGTKSFAVTIHDPDAPTGSGFWHWLAVNLPSSVRELPSGAGDPALGLMPEQAVQIRNDAGFAGYSGSFPPAGHGWHLYLVTVYALDTDFLPVAEDTPAAQVGFQLWQHTLQKASIVFYDRVQAE, from the coding sequence ATGCCATCAACATTCACTCTTCACAGCAACGACCTCGGCGGCGTAGTCCGGCAGCCCCAGCGGCATTTCAGCGTGGGCGGCGGCAACCGGTCCCCGCAGCTTTCCTGGACCAATCCTCCGGAAGGGACAAAAAGCTTCGCCGTCACCATTCATGACCCGGACGCGCCCACGGGCAGCGGCTTCTGGCACTGGCTGGCCGTCAACCTGCCTTCCTCCGTCCGGGAACTGCCCTCCGGCGCGGGTGATCCCGCCCTGGGCCTGATGCCGGAACAGGCCGTCCAGATACGCAACGACGCGGGTTTTGCAGGGTACAGCGGCAGCTTCCCGCCCGCGGGCCACGGATGGCACCTGTACCTGGTCACGGTGTACGCGCTGGACACGGATTTCCTGCCCGTGGCGGAAGACACCCCGGCCGCCCAGGTAGGGTTCCAGCTCTGGCAGCACACCCTGCAAAAAGCCTCCATCGTCTTTTACGACCGGGTGCAGGCGGAATAA
- a CDS encoding apolipoprotein A1/A4/E family protein, with amino-acid sequence MVRALRLRRLVNAVMVAEALCIPCFVAGAVLGLVWYGGRRMGMELPWLLGVSVLAALMFLVFWSWRVLRGRMFSLRDAAALMDDQLELNAALSAGVQWGDEGMPACTMRQGGPVVRVRSWSPLAWMAAGLALAWCGAFLPLPRVEIRPVLPDVPPALVQAEAALNEVEKMEEVERTSVEPFREQLEALKQMSREEMYSHAGLEALDALRNKIGTAMQELGGRLQQTNEALAMSGSPNAQNQEGMQEGMQEAVQALRAAMEALDHSGLRMDSTMEARLNELASASSRRIDPETLRRLQERLKHASSRLKEMCEECGMASVASPDDDLVCRNAGEGDLPGQMGISRGRSDAPLAFQPEEREKLATRRHQVSNEDLEHAALGSVAGVEVSAPSPEEGGSGMESGGRAAQPARGGDAVWSENLTPREQSALKGIFK; translated from the coding sequence ATGGTGCGCGCTCTGCGGCTGCGGCGGCTGGTGAATGCCGTGATGGTGGCGGAGGCCTTGTGCATTCCCTGTTTTGTGGCCGGAGCGGTGCTGGGACTCGTCTGGTATGGAGGGCGCCGGATGGGGATGGAGTTGCCGTGGCTGTTGGGGGTGTCCGTTTTAGCGGCTTTGATGTTTCTGGTGTTTTGGAGCTGGCGGGTTCTCCGGGGCCGCATGTTCAGCCTGCGGGATGCGGCTGCGTTGATGGATGACCAGCTTGAACTGAATGCGGCGTTGAGTGCCGGGGTGCAATGGGGGGATGAGGGAATGCCTGCCTGTACCATGCGGCAGGGCGGCCCCGTGGTGCGGGTGCGTTCCTGGAGTCCGCTGGCGTGGATGGCCGCGGGGCTGGCCCTGGCTTGGTGCGGGGCGTTTCTTCCTTTGCCGCGGGTGGAGATCAGGCCCGTTCTTCCCGATGTCCCGCCGGCTCTTGTTCAGGCCGAGGCCGCGTTGAATGAAGTAGAGAAGATGGAGGAGGTGGAAAGAACGTCTGTGGAGCCGTTCCGTGAGCAGTTGGAGGCTTTAAAGCAGATGTCCCGGGAAGAGATGTATTCCCACGCGGGGCTTGAGGCATTGGATGCCTTGAGGAACAAAATCGGAACGGCCATGCAGGAACTGGGCGGCCGTTTGCAGCAGACGAATGAGGCGCTGGCGATGTCCGGCAGCCCCAACGCGCAGAACCAGGAGGGCATGCAGGAGGGCATGCAGGAGGCTGTGCAGGCGTTGCGTGCCGCCATGGAAGCCCTGGATCATTCCGGCTTGCGGATGGATAGTACAATGGAAGCTCGGTTGAATGAGCTGGCTTCCGCTTCTTCCCGCCGGATTGATCCGGAAACTCTGCGCCGGCTGCAGGAAAGATTGAAGCATGCTTCCTCCCGGTTGAAGGAGATGTGTGAGGAGTGCGGCATGGCGTCCGTGGCGTCTCCGGATGATGATTTGGTGTGTCGGAATGCGGGGGAAGGGGATTTGCCCGGACAGATGGGGATTTCCCGCGGCCGTAGTGATGCGCCCCTGGCTTTTCAGCCGGAAGAGCGGGAGAAGCTGGCGACCCGGAGACACCAGGTGAGTAACGAAGACCTGGAACATGCCGCCCTGGGCTCTGTGGCGGGAGTAGAAGTTTCCGCCCCCTCTCCGGAAGAAGGCGGCAGCGGCATGGAGAGCGGCGGCCGTGCCGCGCAGCCCGCCCGCGGCGGGGATGCGGTCTGGTCGGAGAATCTGACGCCCCGGGAACAGTCCGCGTTGAAAGGAATTTTCAAGTGA
- a CDS encoding DUF418 domain-containing protein, with product MEFLPSPDSKRIYVVDALRGFAVMAIMLLHFLEHFIYNSYPVASSVAMEAANQEFKEAFFFLFAGKSYTIFALLFGFTFAIQYRNQAREGRDFAGRFVWRMCLLAVFACMNAVFFPGGDVLLTFSIAGLLLVPCRRLKTSTLVILSLIFLAQPLEWAYVAAQWVSPGWAPPSLSVAESYASLKTAVDTGNFWLMAWENLTVGQWASLAWGIEAGRLMQAPGLFLLGFVLGRQEFFLQNDRNAVFWTRAILLSLAGTVTFYVVMDLPGLSGPLHTIFTMWHNVCFTGVWVAAFVLLYRLEYFRKVTVPLLTYGRMSLTNYVSQSMIGSLIFFPYALGLAPYCGYLASFAIGCVAMVGQIWFCRWWLERHRYGVLEGLWHRATWMHAGKASAPEAR from the coding sequence GTGGAATTTTTGCCCTCTCCGGACAGCAAACGTATTTATGTGGTGGACGCCTTGCGCGGCTTTGCCGTGATGGCGATCATGCTGCTGCATTTTTTGGAGCATTTCATTTATAATTCCTATCCCGTGGCCTCTTCTGTGGCGATGGAGGCAGCCAACCAGGAGTTCAAGGAAGCTTTTTTCTTCCTGTTCGCCGGGAAGTCCTATACCATTTTCGCCCTGTTGTTCGGGTTCACCTTTGCCATCCAGTACCGCAACCAGGCCCGGGAGGGCCGGGACTTTGCGGGCAGGTTTGTCTGGCGCATGTGCCTGCTGGCCGTGTTCGCCTGCATGAATGCGGTGTTTTTTCCGGGAGGCGACGTGCTGTTGACTTTCTCCATCGCAGGGCTTCTGCTGGTGCCGTGCCGCCGTTTGAAAACCTCCACGCTGGTCATATTATCCCTGATTTTCCTGGCACAGCCCCTGGAGTGGGCTTATGTGGCGGCGCAGTGGGTGAGTCCCGGCTGGGCGCCGCCCTCCCTGTCCGTCGCGGAATCGTACGCTTCCCTGAAAACGGCCGTGGATACGGGCAATTTCTGGCTGATGGCCTGGGAGAATCTGACGGTGGGGCAGTGGGCCAGTCTGGCCTGGGGTATTGAGGCCGGGCGCCTGATGCAGGCGCCGGGGCTGTTTTTACTGGGTTTCGTGCTGGGGCGGCAGGAATTCTTTTTGCAGAATGACCGGAACGCCGTGTTCTGGACCCGCGCCATTCTTCTTTCCCTGGCGGGGACCGTGACGTTTTATGTGGTGATGGACCTTCCGGGCTTGTCTGGCCCCCTGCACACTATCTTTACCATGTGGCACAACGTCTGCTTTACCGGCGTATGGGTGGCAGCCTTCGTTCTGCTGTACCGGCTGGAATATTTCAGGAAAGTAACGGTTCCCTTGCTGACTTACGGGCGCATGAGCCTGACCAACTACGTTTCCCAGTCCATGATCGGTTCCCTGATCTTTTTCCCATATGCTCTGGGACTGGCTCCCTATTGCGGGTATCTGGCCAGTTTTGCAATCGGTTGCGTCGCCATGGTCGGGCAGATATGGTTCTGCCGCTGGTGGCTGGAACGCCACCGCTATGGAGTGCTGGAAGGGCTGTGGCACCGGGCGACCTGGATGCACGCCGGAAAGGCGTCCGCGCCGGAAGCCCGGTAG
- a CDS encoding DUF58 domain-containing protein: MENASPSSTGIRQEAEQAARRFRLPFSRQAWKGVQGGWTGRETGNSIDFQDHRAYQWGDDPRGIHWAAYARTGQLTMKVYQAELSPLVDIAVDVSESMFLCEERAAATEALLQFCMLSSLQAGAQVRMHAVKGRHGIPLEMEDVHSGRWRAGLPELPADETMPVPAFWRANGLKIFISDLLYPGEPSALLAPMTSRGGLSLILAPTLPEEATLPETGNVRLKNCESGATRNQYLSSGLSRRYVRAYAVHFELWAAACRRHQALFSRIPCNLPLTKALAAEAFSGGAVELA, from the coding sequence ATGGAAAACGCATCTCCTTCCTCCACAGGCATCCGGCAGGAAGCCGAGCAGGCGGCCCGGCGCTTCCGCCTGCCTTTTTCCCGCCAGGCGTGGAAAGGGGTGCAGGGCGGCTGGACGGGACGGGAAACCGGCAACTCCATAGACTTTCAGGACCACCGCGCCTACCAGTGGGGCGACGATCCGCGCGGCATCCACTGGGCGGCCTACGCCCGGACCGGCCAGCTCACCATGAAGGTTTACCAGGCGGAACTGTCCCCCCTGGTGGACATTGCCGTGGATGTTTCCGAATCCATGTTTCTTTGCGAAGAACGGGCCGCGGCAACGGAGGCCCTGCTGCAATTCTGCATGCTTTCCTCCCTGCAGGCGGGCGCGCAGGTGCGGATGCACGCCGTCAAGGGACGACACGGCATTCCGCTGGAAATGGAAGACGTCCACTCGGGCCGCTGGCGCGCCGGACTGCCGGAGCTGCCCGCGGATGAAACCATGCCCGTTCCCGCCTTCTGGCGCGCCAACGGCCTGAAAATATTCATCTCCGACCTTCTCTATCCGGGGGAACCCTCCGCCCTGCTGGCTCCGATGACCTCCCGGGGCGGCCTGTCCCTGATCCTGGCCCCCACTCTGCCGGAAGAAGCTACACTCCCTGAAACCGGCAACGTCCGCCTGAAGAATTGTGAATCCGGCGCCACCCGCAACCAGTACCTATCCTCCGGCCTGTCCAGGCGTTATGTCCGTGCCTATGCCGTCCACTTTGAACTATGGGCCGCGGCCTGCCGGCGGCACCAGGCCCTCTTCTCCCGCATTCCCTGCAACCTGCCTCTGACGAAAGCCCTGGCGGCGGAAGCTTTCAGCGGCGGGGCCGTGGAACTCGCCTGA
- a CDS encoding BatA domain-containing protein, with protein sequence MLPHLTNTAGLWALLGIPLILAIHFLQHRTRVRLTATMFLLESLAPEAATGRNWDRLRSSRALWLQLLAVLLLAWVLAAPCWVRQDAEQTVVFIMDDSANMYPFREEAVQAVAEDMENIGKQGIPTTWVLMGSRPARLPFYRGNNRNAALQSLSRWMPDAATHDLSESLRTAASMAGAGGLTRLVTCTPERVPAGQPARGVGKPLDNAGFAGITRMEGPGEPRWRIAVKNNSAAPVQKSVSIRAGDVAQEQSLTLHPGAVAEFEYTLPPGCGTAVLRLAPDAFPLDDVLPLVRPTPKPVAVEMQVPEKTADVFRKIYSGLPGFSSSPSTDSTAALRILVEDKADAHRPHGAAIILGRLAEKSSGIRTVTAERHPLTDGLNWSGLLVPGTGSMAPGENATMLLWRENTPLAWLEEGALFLNWSWEDSNADRLPATVLMVRRFMEAVQARVPGVTTGNLPGGTRLRLPGGSRIIHTAPDGERKEASFSGRLPEEPGFIDITGTPAETTPLFHGAVWFSDARMGDFSHCSTFDSGLQDLKQETRRHLAPDPLAPLWLALAGLALMASWIPSTPNTLRRP encoded by the coding sequence ATGCTCCCTCATCTCACCAACACGGCCGGCCTGTGGGCGCTCCTGGGAATACCCCTCATCCTTGCCATCCACTTCCTTCAGCACAGAACGCGGGTACGCCTTACGGCCACCATGTTTCTGCTGGAATCCCTGGCCCCGGAGGCAGCCACGGGAAGGAACTGGGACAGGCTGCGCTCCTCCCGCGCCCTGTGGCTTCAACTGCTCGCGGTTCTGCTGCTGGCATGGGTGCTTGCCGCGCCGTGCTGGGTCCGGCAGGACGCGGAGCAGACGGTCGTCTTCATCATGGATGACTCCGCCAACATGTACCCTTTCCGTGAAGAAGCCGTTCAGGCCGTGGCCGAAGACATGGAAAACATCGGAAAACAGGGCATCCCCACCACCTGGGTTCTGATGGGAAGCCGCCCGGCGCGCCTGCCCTTCTACCGCGGAAACAACAGGAACGCCGCCCTCCAGTCCCTTTCCCGGTGGATGCCGGACGCCGCCACCCACGACCTCTCCGAATCCCTGCGTACGGCGGCCTCCATGGCCGGAGCCGGCGGGCTCACACGCCTGGTCACCTGCACCCCGGAACGGGTCCCTGCCGGCCAGCCGGCCCGCGGCGTGGGCAAGCCGCTTGACAACGCCGGATTTGCGGGCATCACACGTATGGAAGGGCCGGGAGAGCCGCGCTGGAGAATCGCCGTAAAAAACAACTCTGCCGCCCCTGTCCAGAAAAGCGTCTCCATCCGCGCGGGAGATGTGGCTCAGGAACAATCACTGACGCTCCATCCCGGCGCCGTCGCGGAATTTGAATATACCCTGCCGCCCGGCTGCGGCACGGCCGTGCTCCGTCTTGCGCCCGATGCCTTCCCGCTGGACGACGTTCTGCCTCTGGTACGCCCCACCCCCAAACCGGTCGCCGTGGAAATGCAGGTTCCGGAAAAAACGGCCGATGTTTTCCGGAAAATCTACTCCGGCCTACCCGGCTTCTCCTCCAGCCCTTCCACGGACTCCACGGCCGCGCTCCGCATCCTTGTTGAAGACAAGGCAGACGCCCACCGGCCTCACGGCGCGGCCATCATTCTGGGGCGCCTGGCGGAAAAATCCTCAGGAATACGTACTGTGACGGCGGAACGGCATCCCCTGACGGACGGCCTGAACTGGAGCGGGCTGCTTGTGCCCGGCACCGGAAGCATGGCTCCGGGGGAAAACGCTACGATGCTGCTCTGGCGGGAAAATACCCCGCTGGCGTGGCTGGAAGAAGGCGCTCTCTTCCTCAACTGGTCATGGGAAGACTCCAACGCGGACCGTCTGCCGGCCACCGTGCTGATGGTGCGCCGTTTCATGGAAGCCGTCCAGGCCCGCGTGCCCGGCGTCACCACGGGCAACCTTCCCGGAGGAACGCGCCTCCGTCTCCCCGGAGGCTCCCGGATCATCCACACGGCGCCGGACGGGGAGCGGAAAGAAGCGTCCTTCTCCGGGCGCCTGCCGGAAGAACCCGGCTTCATCGACATTACCGGGACGCCTGCAGAAACGACTCCCCTCTTCCACGGAGCCGTCTGGTTCTCCGACGCCCGCATGGGCGACTTCTCCCACTGCTCCACTTTTGACAGCGGACTACAGGACCTGAAACAGGAAACGCGGCGGCATCTCGCGCCCGACCCTCTTGCCCCACTGTGGCTGGCCCTGGCCGGACTGGCCCTGATGGCCTCCTGGATACCGTCAACCCCCAACACCCTCCGGCGCCCATGA
- a CDS encoding VWA domain-containing protein: MIQFLSPEWFFLVPLLVLAGWKYKRLRLASPVRLLIQAVLVLALAQPVITRGGSDMDLWVLIDQSGSTDGAAAADAPEIQSILERSKRPGDRIRLVDFAREAVLRGQGDPVFNGGPSNTCMAEALAYTLAQMEPDRVNRILMVTDGWPTTPLDNTPEQLLRAGVPVDYRMISVNREADIRIDHIKAPARIRPGEAFLLEVAITGPPGSGAVVPWQISRNGGTPLTGQAVLVDGKAVVRLTDRLSTPGCAAYEAFISPPGDPVTGNNRAEQLVEVTGGSKVLLLSGYDRDPLVPFLAAQGFDVQRPADPLQLDSGHLSGAGLVIINNLRASAVSRKFLHALNYYVREQGGGLLMAGGRQSFGSGGYFSSPVDELLPVSMELKKDRAGLLTSMSIVLDRSGSMSMSASGGKTKMDLANAGACQTILNLADEDFISVLAVDSSPHAIVDMSRIGPNRDQMLRSVSRIQSMGGGIFVGEGLRAGWAELQKTQAGTRHLILFSDADDSEEPDDYKTTLSEMTRAGATVSVIALGTEKSQDADLLKEIAELGQGRIFFCDRPGDIPDIFTQETISVARAAFLEEQTPLHGTAGWNQIAAAQPDWPRTIDGYNLCYLRDEATAACISADSYQAPLISFWNRGAGRVAAVTLALGGPFGQSVQNWEGYGDLVQTLSRWLNRQDAPPGYSVRTETAGDRLFVHLYYSEENIPQMARQMPEITVELAGRDGTRTIQGIWEHLQPGAFRCSFPLPPGTTARGAVRIGGNAMPFGPVNQSLDPEWAMSRPARQAFLDMVQRSGGRERLDLASILNEPRPTSRLDLQPFLLWGLLILLVTDALLTRTGLLPGTKRAGRESAE, from the coding sequence ATGATTCAATTTCTCTCTCCGGAATGGTTCTTCCTGGTTCCCCTGCTGGTTCTGGCAGGCTGGAAATACAAGCGGCTGCGCCTGGCTTCCCCGGTGCGCCTGCTGATCCAGGCCGTGCTGGTTCTGGCGCTGGCCCAGCCCGTAATCACCAGGGGCGGAAGCGACATGGACCTGTGGGTGCTGATCGACCAGTCCGGCTCCACGGACGGGGCCGCCGCCGCGGACGCTCCGGAAATCCAGTCCATCCTGGAACGCAGCAAGCGGCCGGGCGACCGCATCCGGCTGGTGGACTTCGCCCGTGAAGCTGTGCTCCGGGGACAGGGGGACCCTGTTTTCAATGGGGGCCCCTCCAACACATGCATGGCGGAAGCCCTGGCCTATACCCTTGCACAAATGGAGCCGGACCGCGTCAACCGCATCCTGATGGTCACGGACGGCTGGCCCACCACCCCTCTGGACAACACGCCGGAACAGCTCCTCCGCGCCGGGGTTCCCGTGGACTACCGCATGATCTCCGTCAACCGGGAGGCGGACATCCGCATCGATCATATCAAGGCCCCCGCGCGCATCCGTCCGGGGGAAGCCTTTCTGCTGGAGGTCGCCATCACCGGGCCGCCCGGTTCCGGGGCCGTGGTCCCCTGGCAGATAAGCAGAAACGGCGGAACACCCCTGACGGGACAGGCGGTTCTGGTTGACGGAAAAGCCGTCGTACGGCTGACAGACCGCCTTTCCACTCCCGGATGCGCAGCTTATGAAGCATTCATCTCCCCTCCCGGCGATCCCGTGACGGGCAACAACCGGGCGGAACAGCTTGTGGAAGTAACGGGAGGCAGCAAGGTACTGCTCCTTTCCGGCTATGACCGGGACCCGCTTGTCCCCTTCCTTGCCGCACAGGGATTCGACGTCCAGCGCCCGGCGGATCCCCTGCAGCTGGACTCCGGCCACCTGTCGGGAGCCGGCCTGGTGATCATCAACAACCTCAGGGCCTCCGCCGTCTCCCGGAAATTCCTCCATGCCCTGAACTACTATGTGCGGGAACAGGGCGGCGGCCTGCTCATGGCCGGAGGCAGGCAAAGCTTCGGTTCCGGAGGCTACTTCTCCTCCCCCGTGGACGAACTGCTCCCCGTCTCCATGGAACTGAAAAAGGACCGGGCCGGCCTTCTCACTTCCATGAGCATTGTCCTGGACCGTTCGGGGTCCATGTCCATGTCAGCTTCCGGAGGCAAAACCAAGATGGACCTGGCGAATGCCGGCGCCTGCCAGACCATCCTGAACCTTGCTGATGAAGATTTTATCTCCGTCCTCGCCGTGGACAGCTCTCCCCACGCCATTGTGGACATGAGCCGGATAGGCCCCAACCGGGACCAAATGCTCCGCAGCGTCTCCCGCATCCAGTCCATGGGCGGCGGCATCTTCGTGGGGGAAGGGCTCAGGGCCGGATGGGCGGAACTGCAAAAAACACAGGCGGGAACCAGGCACCTGATCCTTTTTTCCGATGCCGACGACTCCGAAGAACCGGACGATTATAAAACCACGCTGAGCGAAATGACCCGGGCAGGCGCCACCGTCAGCGTCATTGCCCTGGGAACGGAAAAAAGCCAAGACGCCGACCTGCTCAAGGAAATAGCAGAACTGGGCCAAGGCCGCATCTTCTTCTGCGACCGCCCCGGGGATATTCCCGATATCTTCACGCAGGAAACCATCTCCGTGGCCCGGGCCGCCTTTCTGGAAGAACAGACGCCCCTGCACGGCACGGCCGGATGGAACCAGATTGCCGCGGCACAGCCGGACTGGCCCCGGACGATAGACGGGTACAACCTCTGCTACCTGAGGGATGAAGCCACTGCCGCCTGCATCTCCGCCGACAGCTACCAGGCGCCCCTGATTTCCTTCTGGAACCGGGGGGCGGGACGCGTAGCCGCCGTCACCTTGGCGCTGGGCGGCCCCTTCGGGCAGTCCGTGCAGAACTGGGAGGGATACGGAGACCTGGTCCAGACCCTCTCCCGCTGGCTCAACAGGCAGGACGCGCCACCGGGCTACTCCGTACGCACGGAAACCGCGGGAGACCGCCTCTTCGTCCACCTCTACTACAGCGAAGAAAACATCCCGCAGATGGCGCGCCAAATGCCGGAAATCACCGTGGAACTGGCCGGCCGGGACGGTACCCGCACCATTCAGGGAATCTGGGAGCATCTTCAGCCGGGAGCCTTCCGGTGCAGCTTCCCCCTGCCTCCCGGAACCACGGCGCGCGGCGCCGTCCGCATAGGGGGCAACGCAATGCCTTTCGGCCCCGTCAACCAGAGTCTGGACCCGGAATGGGCCATGTCACGCCCGGCCCGGCAGGCCTTTCTGGACATGGTGCAAAGGTCAGGCGGCCGGGAAAGGCTGGACCTGGCCTCCATCCTGAACGAACCGCGGCCCACCTCCCGCCTTGACCTTCAGCCCTTCCTCCTGTGGGGGCTCCTGATCCTGCTTGTCACGGACGCCCTGCTCACGCGGACGGGGCTTTTGCCGGGGACAAAACGCGCCGGGCGGGAATCCGCGGAATAA
- a CDS encoding DUF1330 domain-containing protein, which translates to MSAYFIVMISMDEAVDRAPYDSYIALVKPIVERFGGEYLVRTEVIDSLSPGDRPDRMIIIRFPDRERLNACFASEEYRRIMALRVETVRTKAFIAEGL; encoded by the coding sequence ATGAGTGCTTATTTTATAGTCATGATTTCCATGGACGAAGCGGTGGACCGTGCGCCGTACGACTCCTACATCGCCCTGGTGAAGCCGATTGTCGAACGTTTCGGCGGAGAATATCTGGTACGCACGGAGGTGATTGATTCGCTTTCGCCCGGAGACAGGCCGGACCGGATGATCATCATCCGTTTTCCCGACCGGGAGAGGCTGAATGCATGCTTTGCCAGCGAAGAATACCGCCGGATCATGGCGCTGCGCGTGGAAACGGTGAGAACAAAGGCGTTTATTGCCGAAGGCCTTTGA